The nucleotide window GTTCGTCGAGTACGACAAGAAGGACGACACCAACACCGTCGCGTCGTACGTCGACCACGAGTACCGGACCATCACCAACCTGCGCGCGCCCCGCGCCGACGGCCAGGGCATGGAGCTGGCGCCCGAGGACCGGTTCTTCTCGTACAAGCACTACCTCGACGGCAACGGCGAGCTGATCGATCCGACGATCATGATGATCATCGGCAAGGCCATGGTCCGCAACAAGCCCGACAGCTACTGCGCGTCGTGGGACCTCCGCACCACCGGCATCTCGCAGATGGTCCACGACCTGTTCTCGCTGTACGTCCACTTCGGCGTCGACCCCTCGGCCCGCCTCGCCTACCAGAACGACAACTACGCCCCGCCGAAAAAGCCGGGCGGCGTGCGCCGGGCCTGGGACAAGCTCTTCCGCCGATAGAGGGAGGGTGAGCGGGCGGACCGGCTGCGGGGCCCATGGCCTGCGTTGGTGGGGCCCTCCCACGTCCTCACGTACAGACGTACGCTCCGGCGTGGGGCCCTCCCACCGCCTTGCCCATGGGCCTCCTCGCGCGGTCCAGCTAGACCTCGATCGGCGAGCCCTCCACCAACCCGGATACCGGAACCGGATCCCGACCACTGTTCCTCTCGGTTGCGACGTCCACTTCGGCGTCGACTCCGCCCGCCTCGCCTACCAGAACGCCCACCAACGCACCCATGGGCCCCGCAGCCGGTCCGGTGGACCGAAGCACGGTAGGCTAGAGGCCGGCGCCGGTCGGGTTGTCGGTACACTCGAACAAGTTCGAGCCGGTCGCCGGGTAGCGGTAGAGGCCGGCGAAGCACATCTCGGAGTCCGAGCTGTCGCCGAACGGGACGGCGTGGCCGGTGGTGTTCTCGTAGGTGCACTCGACCCGGATCTGATCGCCGCCGACGACGTTGAGCTCGGGCGACTGCTGGTAGAAGTTCTGCTCGCCGAAGCGGAACGCGTCGTCGTGGAGCACCGTCGGCGTACCGCCGCGGATGTGCGTGACCTTCTGGTGGGTCGCGAGCTGGTGCATGTGCGGCCACACCGCGAACAGCTGGTAGTTGCGCCCCGACGCGATCGTGCAGCCGCCGGTCACGGTGTACGGCGCGGCGTTGTTGGGGATCTGGAACAGGAACTTCCCGGCGAACACGAACTCGGCCAGGTTGGCCGGCTCGGTCGGGACGGTCTTGACGAGGATGCCGGAGTCGCCCGTGATCGGCTGATCCGAGGTGTTGTAGAGGTGCAGGTTGAGGTGGACCTGCTCGCCGGCGCGGACCTTGACGGCCACGCCCGCGGGGAAGTCGTAGTCCGAGGTGCCGACGCCCGACGCGTACAGCATCTTCAGGCCGAGCGTGCCGACGCTGCAGTCGTACTCGCCGTCGGGGCCCTGGGTGTTGCCGTTGGTGGCGATGCTGAGCACCGTGTGGTGCGTGCCCTGGGGCGCCTGGGCCCGGAAGCCCGTGATGTAGACGTCCTGGGTCATCGTCAGGCGGGCGCACTTGTACGTGTCGGGCTGGCCGCCGGGCAGGGTCCAGGTGCGACCGATCAGGCGGGTGTACCCGGCCGGGATGTCGGCGTCGACCTGGGTGCCGCCGTCGTCGGTGGTCCCCGGCGCGTCGATCGGTGAGTCACCATCGCCACCGCCACACGCCGAGAACATGACCAGGGACAGGAGTGAGGCGCCGACGCAGCTGGACTTCATGGCCAGCGAGTGTACGCGATCGCGCGGTTGCGCATATGCTGATATCACCCGTGGCGGACGAACTCAGAAATGTGATCGTCTTCACACTCGCCGGAGCCCGCCACGCGGCCGAGCTGCGCTGGGTCCGCGAGGTCATCACGCTCGGGTTCGTGACCTCGGTGCCGACCGCTCCGCCCGGCATCGCCGGGGCCTTCAACCACCGCGGCCACCTGGTGCCGGTCCTCGACATCGCCGCGCTCGGCCACGCCGGCGCCAGCGGCCAACCCCGGCAGGGCGACTCGGCGCTGCTGGTCGAGATCGACGGGGTCACCGCGGCGCTGCGGGTCGACAAGGTCGAGGAGGTCGCGACCCTGCCGGTCGGTACGCCCACCTCGGTCGTCGACGGCCGCGGCCGCACGATCGCCCTGATCGATCCGCCGGCGCTGGTGCGGCAGGCCATCGCCGAGGCCAACGCGGTCCGCGGCGACGACCCCGAGGACGCCCCGGTGCTGCCTCGCGATCCCACCACCGGCGCGCGGCTCCGGGTCGCGTTCGACGGGGACACCACGCTTGGCTGATCGCGATCTGCTCGCCGACTTCGACCCGGACGAGCTGGCCATGCTGCGCCAGCTGTTCCGCGACGAGGCCCACGAGGGCCTCGAGCAGGTCACGACCCGGGCCCAGGGCGCGGGCGCCGGCTCGGTCGAGTCGGTCCTCGACATGATGCGCCTCACGCACACGCTCAAGGGCGCGGCCGGCACGGTCGGCCTGGCCGACGTGGTCGAGCTGACCCACGCGCTCGAGGGCGCGCTGGCGATCATCCGCAACGGCCAGCGGCCGTGGACCCCGGCGTTCGGCGACGCGGTGGTCGAGATCGTCGACGGGCTGCGCGCCCACATCGACGCCCACGCCGATCCGCTGGTCGCGGCCGGCCTGGCCAGCCGGGTGCGCGAGCTGCTGGCGCCCTGGGCCGAGAGCCCGCGCAGCCGCCGCGCGACCCGCGACGACGACACCGGGCCGCTCCGGGCGCTGCAGTCCGACGGCACCGTCGCTGACGAGTCCGACATCTCCGGCACCGCCAGCCTGACGACCGCCGACCTGTCGGGCTCCCACGACGCCCGCACCCTGCTCCGGGTCGAGCCCGAGCGGGTCGACGAGCTGATGTCCGCCGCCGGCGAGCTCCTGTTCGATCGCAACCGGATCGAGCGCCGGGTCCAGCTCATGCGCACGCTGACCCGCGACCTCGGGCGCGCGCGCCAGGACCTGCGCGATCACCTGGCCGGCGGCGAGGACCCGGCGCTGCGCGGCATCGAGGGCCAGATCGCCACGCTCGCGACCCAGCTGGCCCAGACCAGCGCGGCCCTGCTCGACGAGACCGAGGCCATGCGCCGCACGCTCGGCGATCTGCAGCGCGGCCTGACCCGGGTCCGCATGCAGACCGCCCGGGCCCTGTTCGCGCAGCTGGCCCGGGCCCTGCGCGCCGCCGCCCGCACCACCGGCGCCAAGGTCGAGCTGCGCACCCGCGGCGAGGACACCGAGTTCGACAAGACCGTCGCCGAGAAGGTCACCGATCCGCTGATCCAGATCCTGCGCAACGCGGTGGCCCACGGCATCGAGCCGCCGGCCGAGCGGGTGCTGCGCGGCAAGGCCGCGGTCGGCGTCATCCAGATCGCCGCGCGCGCCGAGGGCAACCTGATCGTGATCGAGGTCGCCGACGACGGCCGCGGCGTCGACGCCCGGAAGCTGCGCGAGCGGCTGGTCGAGCGCGGCCGCTGGACCGCGGCCCGGGCGGCGCTGGCGTCGGACGACGACGTGGTCGCGGCGCTGTTCGACCCGGGCGTGTCGAGCCGCGACGAGGCCGACGAGCTGGCCGGCCGCGGCGTCGGGCTCGACCTCGTGCGCGAGACCATCGCCCGGCTCGGCGGCGAGATCCGGATGTCGTCGACGCCGGGCCGCGGCACCACGTTCACGCTGCGCCTGCCGGTCTCGACCGCGGTCACCCACGCGATGCTGTTCAAGGTCCACGGCCAGGTCTACGCGCTGCCCAACGCCCAGGTCATCGACGTGATCACCGTCGACACCGGCGCCGGCACGTGGCCGGTCGGCGACGACCGCGTGCCGATCGTCGACCTGACCCTGCTGCTCGCCACCCCGACCGGCGGCGGCGGCGACGCCCCGGCCCGGCGCCCGGCGGTGGTCCTGGCCTACGCCGACAAGCGGCTCGTGTGCGTGATCGACAAGGTCATCGGCCCGCGCGAGATCGTCGTCAAGCAGCTCGGCCCGCTGCTGGCGCCGCTGCCGCTCTACGCCGGCGCCACGATCAGCGGCTCGGGCAAGGTCCAGCTGATCCTCGACCCCGCGGCCCTGGTCCGCGCCGCCTACCCCGGCCACACGCTCACCGACGCGGCGATCGCCGAGCCGGTCCGGGCGTCGCTGTCGGGCCGCGCGCTGGTGGTCGACGACTCGCGCGCGATCCGCGAGGCGCTGATGTCGATGCTGGCCCGCGAGGGCTGGATCGTCGACACCGCCGAGGACGGCGCCCGGGCCTGGGCCCTGGCCCAGGAGCTCCACTACGATCTGATCGTCACCGATCTCGAGATGCCGCGCATGGGCGGGCTCGAGCTGATCGGCCGGCTGCGCGGCGACCGCCGCACGACCGAGACCCCGATCGTGATCGTGTCGTCGCGGGTCAGCCCCGAGCACCGCCGCCGCGCCCGCGATCTCGGCGTGCGCGGCCTGATCGCCAAGCCGGTCACCCGCCGCAAGCTGCTCGAGGTCCTCTACGCCGACGGCCGCTGACGCGGCGCCGGACCTCGCGCGGCTCAGACCTCGCCGCTGGCGAACGCGAGCACGTCGCGGATCGACGCCGCGCCCAGGACCAGCATGGCCAGGCGATCGACGCCGAGCGCGATGCCGGCCGACGGCGGCAGGCCCTCGGCCAGCGCCGCCAGCAGCTTCTCGTCGATCGGGTACTGCGGCAGCCGCCGGGCCCGGCGGACGCCGAGATCGTCCTCGAACCGGGCCCGCTGCTCGATCGGATCGGTCAGCTCGCCGAACGCGTTGGCCAGCTCGATCCCGCCGACGTAGGCCTCGAACCGCTCGACCACGGCCGGGTTGCCGTGCTTGCGCCGCGCCAGGGCCGCCAGCGGCGCGGGCCAGTCGGCCAGGAGCACCGGCCGATCGATCGCGGCCAGCGCCGGCTCGACCCGGGCCACGAACGCGCTGAAGAACACGTCGTCCCAGTGGGTCGCGGTGCCGGGATCGATGCCCGCGGCCCGGACCGCGGCGTCGAGCTCGGCCACGGTCTCGTCGCCGCGCACCAGCACGCCGGCGTGGTCGTACATGGCCTCGGCCACGGTCATCCGCAGCCACGGCCCGTCGACGGCGATCGTCCGGCCGCCGACCTTCACCTGGGGCCGGCCGTTGACCGCGGTCGCGACGTGGGCGACCAGCTGCTCGGTGTCGCGGGCCACGGTCTCGAGGTCGTCCCAGGCGCGGTACCACTCGAGCATCGTGAACTCGGGCTGGTGGTGGGCGCCGTCCTCGCCGGCGCGGAAGCACTTGCACACCTGGTAGATGCGCTCCATGCCGCCGGCCAGGAGCCGCTTCATCTGGTACTCGGGCGAGGTGATCAGGAAGCCGTTGCCGGCCGGGATCGCGGCCAGGTGGACCTCGAGCCCGGGCGCCGGCACCACCAGCGGGGTGTCGACCTCGACGAAGTCGCGGCTGGCGAAGAACTCGCGCAGCGCCGCCATCATCCGCCCGCGCGCGGCCAGGTTGCCGCGCCGCCCCGGCCCCAGCCGTGCCACCTCGGACCCGCGCGGCGGATACTCGGTGCGCGGGTACTTGCGCACGCGGCGCAGCGGCGCGCCGGCGCCGTCGAGCTCGACCAGGTCGCCGGGCTGGGCGACCGTCGCGTGCTTGACCCGCACGTCGCCCCGGGCGGTCCGGACCAGGACGTCGTCGCCGTCCTTGGCGATGACCCGTCCGCGGATCGGCCCGGTCGGGGCGCCGCTCACTTCTTGTTCACGCGCTCGACGTACTCGTGGGTGCGCGTGTCGATCTTGATCATGTCGCCGATGTTGATGAACAGCGGCACCGCCACCGTGCCGCCGGTCTCGACCGTCGCCGACTTGGTCACGTTGCCCGAGGTGTCACCGCGCACGCCGGGCTCGGCGGCGGTGACCTCGAGCAGCACGAACGTCGGCAGCGACACGTCGACCGGGCGCTCGTTGAAGAACAGCACGGTGCACGGCAAGTTGTCCTTCATCAGGTCGGCGGCCTCGCCGATCATCTCGGCGCGGACCTGGACCTGCTCGAAGCTCTTGTCGTCCATGAACACCAGGTCGTCGGCCTCCTTGTAGAGGTACTGCATGGTGCGCTCTTCGACGTTGGCCGGCTCGAGCTTCTCGCCCGAGCGGATGTTGCGCTCGATCACCGCGCCCGAGAGCAGGTTCTTGAACCGCGTGCGCGTGAAGGCCGCGCCCTTGCCCGGCTTGATGAACTGGAACTCGACGACCGTGTACGGGTTGCCATCGAGGAGGACCTTGAGGCCCTTGCGGATATCGGAGGTGTCGTACATGGGCGGCGTTCCTTTGATCGCCTCACGCGAAGCGAGGCCGCTCGTTTACCCGACGCGGCCGCTCGCTGTCAAACCCGCGGAGGCGGCAAGGACAGGCCCCCGCCCCGCCCTGGCTACATCTTGGCGTTGAGCCGGGCGGTCAGGTCGACCGAGCCGTCGATCCACAGGGTCGCGCTCTGGTCGAAGATCACCATGACGCCCTCGTCCTTGGCGATCTGCTCGATGATCGGGCCGGCCTTCTTGAGGACCTCCTGGACCAGCTTGGTCCGCTCCTCGGCCAGGGTCCGCTCGAGCTTGACGTAGGTCTGCTGCAGCTCGACGAACTGCTTCTCGAGCACCTGCTTCTTCTGGGCCAGGACGTCGGGCTTGAGCACCGCCGCCTGCTTGTCGAGCTCGGCCGCGGCCTTCTGCAGGTCCTTCTGCTTCTTGTCGAGCTCGGCCTGCTTGGTCTTGCGGGTCTTGTCGAAGGCCTCGCTGGCGGCCTTGCCGGTCTTGGTGTCGTAGAGCGTCTTCTCGAGATCGATGACGCCGATCTTGCCCGGGGTCGGGGCGGCGCCGACCAGGCCCACCATCGGGGCCGAGACCAGGCCGATGCCGAGCGCGAGGCCGAGCGAGCCGATGAGGTTGGACAGGAGCGAACCAGCAGGACGAGCCATGGACGAAGCCTCCGGGGCGGTACTACGCGGCAATCCGCGCGGGGTCAAATCAGACGTGGACCGAGCGTGACGTATTCAGATCCGGCCCCGGGGCCCGCGACCTCGGGTCAGTCGACGAGGCCACCCGCACCCCACGCCCACCACCTACGCGAATCGAGGTCACCACCACCCTCACGCGCCACGCTCCGATCGTTTCGGGTGGGGGCGCGGTTCCGACGGAGAGCCCACCTGGCTCGACCACCCGAGCCCCCCCTGCACCTGCCTGGGGTATTTTCGAAAAACCCTCTCTCACTACAGGAAGTTCCCGATCGTGAACTCGAACACCAGCGGGTCCTCGTTGCCCTGGCGGTCGAGCGGGATGCCCCACTCGAACCGCAGCGGGCCGATCGGCGAGAACCACCGGAACCCGAACCCGACCGACTTGCGCAGGCCCTCGGTGAGCGACTCGGGGAACCGGAAGCACGGGTCGTACTTGGGCGAGATGCTGGTGGTCACGCTCGACAGGCCGCTGCAGTAGCGGGCCTCGAGGTTGTAGGCGTTGCCCATGTCGAAGAAGACGACGCCCGAGATCGCGAGGCGCTTGATCAGCGGGAACTCGACCTCGCTGTTCCAGATGACCTGCATGTTGCCGCCCAGCGGCAGCTCCGACAGGCCCTGGTCGGGCGAGATGCCGGTCTGGAGCCGCGGCCCGAGCGAGCGCGGGCTGAAGCCGCGGACGTCGTAGATGCCGCCGATCAGGTAGCGCTCGCTGATGGGCACGCCCAGCGGGTCGGTCGAGGTGGTCAGCCCGACCTCGGCGTTGGTGTGCAGCACGAACGGGCCCCAGAGCTGGCGGTAGTGGCGGAGGAAGCCGCCCCAGCGCCAGAACACGTTCTCCGAGCCGGTGTACTTGTCGGCGTACTCGATGAAGGCGTTGTCGTACCAGCCGCCGGTGGGG belongs to Myxococcales bacterium and includes:
- a CDS encoding chemotaxis protein CheW; amino-acid sequence: MADELRNVIVFTLAGARHAAELRWVREVITLGFVTSVPTAPPGIAGAFNHRGHLVPVLDIAALGHAGASGQPRQGDSALLVEIDGVTAALRVDKVEEVATLPVGTPTSVVDGRGRTIALIDPPALVRQAIAEANAVRGDDPEDAPVLPRDPTTGARLRVAFDGDTTLG
- a CDS encoding response regulator, with protein sequence MADRDLLADFDPDELAMLRQLFRDEAHEGLEQVTTRAQGAGAGSVESVLDMMRLTHTLKGAAGTVGLADVVELTHALEGALAIIRNGQRPWTPAFGDAVVEIVDGLRAHIDAHADPLVAAGLASRVRELLAPWAESPRSRRATRDDDTGPLRALQSDGTVADESDISGTASLTTADLSGSHDARTLLRVEPERVDELMSAAGELLFDRNRIERRVQLMRTLTRDLGRARQDLRDHLAGGEDPALRGIEGQIATLATQLAQTSAALLDETEAMRRTLGDLQRGLTRVRMQTARALFAQLARALRAAARTTGAKVELRTRGEDTEFDKTVAEKVTDPLIQILRNAVAHGIEPPAERVLRGKAAVGVIQIAARAEGNLIVIEVADDGRGVDARKLRERLVERGRWTAARAALASDDDVVAALFDPGVSSRDEADELAGRGVGLDLVRETIARLGGEIRMSSTPGRGTTFTLRLPVSTAVTHAMLFKVHGQVYALPNAQVIDVITVDTGAGTWPVGDDRVPIVDLTLLLATPTGGGGDAPARRPAVVLAYADKRLVCVIDKVIGPREIVVKQLGPLLAPLPLYAGATISGSGKVQLILDPAALVRAAYPGHTLTDAAIAEPVRASLSGRALVVDDSRAIREALMSMLAREGWIVDTAEDGARAWALAQELHYDLIVTDLEMPRMGGLELIGRLRGDRRTTETPIVIVSSRVSPEHRRRARDLGVRGLIAKPVTRRKLLEVLYADGR
- the genX gene encoding EF-P lysine aminoacylase GenX, with the translated sequence MMAALREFFASRDFVEVDTPLVVPAPGLEVHLAAIPAGNGFLITSPEYQMKRLLAGGMERIYQVCKCFRAGEDGAHHQPEFTMLEWYRAWDDLETVARDTEQLVAHVATAVNGRPQVKVGGRTIAVDGPWLRMTVAEAMYDHAGVLVRGDETVAELDAAVRAAGIDPGTATHWDDVFFSAFVARVEPALAAIDRPVLLADWPAPLAALARRKHGNPAVVERFEAYVGGIELANAFGELTDPIEQRARFEDDLGVRRARRLPQYPIDEKLLAALAEGLPPSAGIALGVDRLAMLVLGAASIRDVLAFASGEV
- the efp gene encoding elongation factor P — encoded protein: MYDTSDIRKGLKVLLDGNPYTVVEFQFIKPGKGAAFTRTRFKNLLSGAVIERNIRSGEKLEPANVEERTMQYLYKEADDLVFMDDKSFEQVQVRAEMIGEAADLMKDNLPCTVLFFNERPVDVSLPTFVLLEVTAAEPGVRGDTSGNVTKSATVETGGTVAVPLFINIGDMIKIDTRTHEYVERVNKK
- a CDS encoding OmpH family outer membrane protein, giving the protein MARPAGSLLSNLIGSLGLALGIGLVSAPMVGLVGAAPTPGKIGVIDLEKTLYDTKTGKAASEAFDKTRKTKQAELDKKQKDLQKAAAELDKQAAVLKPDVLAQKKQVLEKQFVELQQTYVKLERTLAEERTKLVQEVLKKAGPIIEQIAKDEGVMVIFDQSATLWIDGSVDLTARLNAKM